From a region of the Solanum stenotomum isolate F172 unplaced genomic scaffold, ASM1918654v1 scaffold9649, whole genome shotgun sequence genome:
- the LOC125853102 gene encoding zinc finger CCCH domain-containing protein 55 — translation MGENAKRRKSLWDAEEESPNSPKYEEWGPPKADNSWQSKSRSGWSSGDNVTGPEDSRKENYHYKSMSPAFERRGRRSNSHSPDNGRAQSRRYPGRARSRSRGRGEGRSRSRSRGRDRFRTRSRSRSRSRSRDRGSMRVQNRSRSPPHSSKRDPYASGDRRTGLHISSQVCRNFAAGNCRRGSDCRFVHPDAASHRDGGHSEDNLSERLGSRPERGHISRYNDSEGPGYQSRDRLPDMHHLEDELHRNRSRGTITCRNFVKGNCRWGASCRFSHDGASGDNYDKGTRSTSFDHGQDNHATRTGKSLCEYFAAGKCYKDNCKFSHDATSRNHEIRPSDDIGGHRFDDKNNWLDGPKWDNEARPSDLVKASGWDESVVRKDTAVTVLTDRTNERPGHNFENENRAWGTEPQFMNSDTERGVSPHRGSAGHVNALNISESSVTQNFANAQDIHFTSQASDLNMERASAHVLGHNSNQGAPGIILSATATQPYGSAGSFVQPHGLTEDSIARTLGSNAVNEFMNPRDSVHHVRLPGQSFSGTGFGMSSEHSAVLNGTHQEQNVFLPIPSAGHNKREEPGTPEMLEFKVPPNLSGTVTGEQVHQMETSPASMIKKFEEGLREAQLQSVLNPSGSSGMLPSNPISTLVHALYGQTNPEMRAPDNYHPPDGLELNTSGNFKLPPDNSFYLDRDSNKVHMDQMNQTSTVDPELGNNDQIDEVKQQENKLVEVDGKDKLAPKESKDVQENDHPGAMNLHGKVEEGSGNKDEKVMRLFKNALIEFVKEILKPIWKEGKMSREVHKTVVKKVVDKVTGAIQGEQVPKTQEKIEQYLSYSKPKITKLVQAYVERLLKNEA, via the exons ATGGGTGAAAATGCAAAAAGGCGAAAGTCTTTGTGGGATGCTGAAGAAGAGAGTCCAAATAGTCCGAAATATGAGGAATGGGGACCTCCAAAAGCTGACAATTCATGGCAGTCCAAAAGTAGATCTGGTTGGTCGTCTGGGGACAATGTTACGGGACCTGAAGATTCGAGGAAGGAAAACTATCATTACAAGAGCATGTCTCCAGCTTTTGAAAGGCGGGGAAGGCGAAGCAATAGCCACTCTCCAGATAATGGTCGGGCCCAGTCTCGCAG ATACCCCGGTAGAGCCAGGAGCAGGAGCCGGGGAAGGGGAGAAGGTAGGAGCAGGAGTCGCAGCAGGGGACGGGACAGGTTTAGGACCAGGAGCAGAAGCAGGAGCAGGAGCAGGAGCCGGGACAGGGGTAGTATGAGAGTTCAGAATAGGAGTCGTAGTCCTCCTCACAGTTCTAAACGTGATCCATATGCATCAGGTGATAGAAGAACTGGCCTTCATATATCTTCCCAGGTATGCAGAAATTTTGCAGCGGGGAATTGTAGGAGAGGCAGTGATTGCAGGTTCGTTCATCCAGATGCTGCCAGTCATAGGGATGGAGGTCATTCAGAGGACAACTTATCAGAAAGATTGGGCAGTCGACCTGAGCGTGGGCATATCTCAAGGTATAATGATAGTGAAGGTCCTGGGTACCAATCAAGGGACAGGCTTCCTGACATGCATCATTTGGAGGATGAGCTGCACAGAAACCGGAGTAGAGGTACAATTACTTGCAGGAATTTTGTGAAAGGCAACTGTCGCTGGGGTGCATCATGCAGATTTTCTCATGATGGGGCCTCAGGTGATAACTATGACAAAGGCACTCGGAGTACATCCTTTGATCATGGTCAGGACAATCATGCAACCAGAACCGGAAAATCACTTTGTGAGTACTTTGCAGCGGGGAAGTGCTATAAGGATAATTGCAAATTCTCTCATGATGCCACATCAAGAAATCATGAAATTAGGCCCTCAGATGACATTGGTGGCCATAGGTTTGATGACAAGAATAACTGGTTAGATGGTCCAAAGTGGGATAATGAAGCAAGGCCCTCGGACCTTGTAAAGGCTAGTGGGTGGGATGAAAGTGTTGTGAGAAAAGATACTGCTGTCACAGTTCTTACGGATAGGACCAATGAAAGACCCGGCCATAATTTCGAAAATGAGAACAGAGCCTGGGGAACAGAACCACAATTTATGAATTCTGACACAGAGAGAGGTGTTTCCCCTCACAGGGGCAGTGCTGGTCATGTTAATGCTTTGAACATTTCAGAATCTTCTGTTACACAAAACTTTGCAAATGCTCAAGATATTCATTTCACTTCCCAAGCTTCTGATCTAAATATGGAGAGAGCTTCAGCACATGTCCTTGGACATAATTCAAATCAAGGAGCTCCAGGCATCATTCTATCTGCCACTGCCACTCAGCCTTATGGATCTGCTGGATCTTTTGTACAGCCACACGGACTGACAGAAGATAGCATTGCCAGAACACTTGGCTCTAATGCAGTAAATGAATTTATGAATCCTAGAGATAGTGTTCATCACGTTCGTTTGCCTGGGCAGAGCTTCAGTGGAACAGGTTTTGGTATGAGCTCTGAACATTCTGCAGTTCTGAATGGAACACACCAAGAACAGAATGTGTTCTTACCTATCCCATCAGCTGGCCACAATAAGAGAGAAGAACCTGGCACACCAGAGATGCTGGAGTTCAAAGTCCCACCAAATCTTTCCGGTACTGTTACTGGTGAGCAAGTACATCAAATGGAAACCTCTCCAGCATCTATGATAAAGAAATTTGAGGAAGGACTGAGGGAAGCCCAACTACAAAGTGTCTTAAATCCCTCTGGTTCTTCTGGAATGCTACCTTCAAATCCCATTTCTACACTTGTTCATGCTCTATATGGTCAGACCAATCCTGAGATGAGGGCTCCAGATAACTACCACCCCCCAGATGGCTTAGAGCTGAATACATCTGGCAACTTTAAGTTGCCCCCTGACAATTCGTTCTATTTGGATAGAGATAGTAATAAGGTTCATATGGACCAAATGAATCAAACATCTACTGTTGATCCTGAACTTGGAAATAATGATCAAATTGATGAAGTGAAGCAGCAGGAGAATAAATTAGTTGAAGTGGATGGAAAGGATAAACTAGCTCCCAAGGAGTCCAAGGATGTGCAAGAAAATGATCATCCAGGAGCTATGAATCTGCATGGAAAGGTTGAAGAGGGAAGCGGTAACAAAGATGAAAAGGTGATGCGATTATTCAAAAACGCTCTAATAGAGTTTGTTAAAGAGATCCTAAAACCCATATGGAAAGAAGGTAAGATGAGCAGAGAAGTTCATAAAACAGTTGTTAAGAAGGTGGTTGATAAGGTGACCGGTGCAATTCAAGGAGAGCAAGTCCCTAAGACGCAAGAGAAGATAGAGCAATATCTGTCCTATTCAAAGCCTAAAATTACCAAACTTGTACAG GCATATGTGGAGCGACTTCTGAAGAATGAAGCTTGA
- the LOC125853124 gene encoding serine carboxypeptidase-like 42, whose product MRLSEMGVWWFCGLVILGLVIGGKGYPEEDLVKALPGQPKVGFRQYAGYVDVDVKAGRSLFYYFVEAEVKPDEKPLALWLNGGPGCSSIGGGAFTELGPFFPTGDGRGLRRNSKSWNKASNLLFVESPAGVGWSYSNTSSDYTTGDAKTAMDMHMFMMEWVKKFPAFKSRELYLTGESYAGHYIPQLAAALLDHNEHSKEYKFNIKGVAIGNPLLRLDRDVPATYEYFWSHGMISDEVGLTIMNQCDFDDYTFGSPHNVSQACYNATSEAYTIVSEYINNYDVILDVCYPSIVEQELRLKKMATKISVGVDVCMSYERRFYFNLPEVQKALHANRTNLPYTWSMCSNILKYNDTDGNINILPLLKRIIENHIPVWIFSGDQDSVVPLLGSRTLVRELAHDMGFKITVPYGAWFHKGQVGGWQTEYGNLLTFATVRGAAHMVPYAQPARALHLFSSFIRGRRLPNNTRPSIDD is encoded by the exons atgaGGCTTAGTGAGATGGGTGTGTGGTGGTTTTGTGGATTGGTCATTTTGGGTTTGGTAATTGGAGGAAAAGGGTATCCAGAGGAGGATTTAGTGAAGGCATTGCCTGGACAACCTAAGGTTGGTTTTAGGCAATATGCAGGGTATGTAGATGTGGATGTGAAAGCTGGGAGGAGTTTGTTTTACTACTTTGTTGAAGCTGAGGTGAAACCTGATGAGAAACCACTAGCTCTTTGGCTCAATGGAG GGCCAGGTTGCTCATCAATTGGTGGAGGTGCTTTTACAGAGTTGGGACCATTCTTTCCCACAGGTGACGGTAGAGGTCTTcgaagaaattcaaaatcatgGAATAAAG CATCAAATCTCCTCTTTGTTGAATCTCCAGCTGGAGTAGGATGGTCGTACTCAAATACAAGTTCAGACTATACCACTGGTGATGCAAAAACTG CAATGGATATGCATATGTTCATGATGGAATGGGTGAAGAAATTCCCGGCATTCAAATCAAGGGAACTATATCTCACAGGAGAGAGTTATGCAG GGCATTACATTCCACAGTTAGCTGCTGCTCTTCTAGACCACAATGAACACTCAAAAGAATACAAGTTCAACATTAAAGGAGTTGCA ATTGGGAATCCGCTTCTGAGACTTGATCGTGATGTTCCTGCAACCTATGAATACTTTTGGTCTCATGGAATGATTTCTGATGAAGTAGGCCTAACAATTATGAATCAGTGTGACTTTGACGATTATACCTTTGGCAGTCCACACAATGTTTCACAAGCATGCTATAATGCCACATCTGAAGCATATACCATTGTTAgtgaatatataaataactaTGATGTAATCCTTGATGTGTGCTATCCGTCTATAGTGGAACAAGAGCTGCGATTAAAGAAAATG GCTACTAAAATTAGTGTAGGTGTTGATGTATGCATGAGCTATGAAAGGCGCTTCTATTTTAACCTTCCGGAGGTTCAGAAAGCCCTTCATGCAAATAGGACGAACTTGCCTTATACCTGGTCGATGTGCAGCAA TATTCTGAAGTACAATGACACAGATGGCAACATCAATATTCTTCCATTGCTTAAGAGAATAATCGAAAACCATATCCCTGTTTGGATTTTCAG CGGAGACCAAGATTCTGTTGTGCCATTGCTTGGATCCAGGACCCTTGTACGCGAGCTAGCTCATGACATGGGGTTCAAGATTACAGTCCCTTATGGAGCTTGGTTTCACAAAGGACAG GTGGGAGGCTGGCAAACAGAGTATGGCAACTTGTTGACCTTTGCCACTGTTAGAGGTGCTGCACATATGGTACCATATGCACAACCTGCAAGAGCTTTGCATCTGTTTAGTTCATTTATACGTGGCCGGAGGCTCCCAAACAACACACGTCCCTCCATCGACGACTAG
- the LOC125853132 gene encoding pentatricopeptide repeat-containing protein At3g09040, mitochondrial, with protein sequence MRHIVSSLRQHSLLLHRRRKFSATAPAKQSRNEDPEPQSAPITLLYNNLLKICLQECKNLQSRRVFDEMPQRAARAVKACKTIHLQSLKLGFASQGHLGNSIVDLYAKCGDMVSAEKAFFWLENKDSIAWNSIILMYSRNGLLENVVEAFGSMWNSGVWPNQFSYAIVLSACARLVEVEIGKQVHCSVVKTGFEFDSFTEGSLIDMYAKCGYLIDARRIFDGAVEPDNVSWTAMISAYIQVGLPQKAMEVFEEMQERGCVPDQVASVTIINACVGLGRLDAARQLFTQITSPNVVAWNVMISGHAKGGKEVEAIQFFQDMIKASIRPTRSTLGSVLSAVASVANLSFGLQVHALAVKQGLESNVYVGSSLINMYAKCQKMEAASKIFNSLGEKNEVLWNALLAGYAQNGSACKVVKLFRSMRLSSFETDEYTYTSILSACACLEDVEMGRQLHSIIIKNKFASNLFVGNALIDMYAKCGALGDARRQFDKMLMRDHISWNAIIVGYVQDEEEEEAFIMFHKMTLERIIPDEACLASVLSACANIHDLNKGKQVHSLLVKYGLESGLFAGSSLVDMYCKCGNITSASEVFFCLPDRSVVSTNALISGYAQTNINYAVRLFQNMLVEGLRPSEVTFASILDACSDQAYMLGRQLHSFILKLGFSYDDEFLAISLIGMYYNSRKLEDASFLFSEFTKLNSPVLWTAMISGNIQNDCCEEALIGYQEMRKFNVMPDQATFASALKACSTLASMQDGRKIHSLIFHTGFDMDELTSSSLIDMYAKCGDAKCSVQVFSEMVSKKDIISWNSMIVGFAKNGFAEDALKVFEEMKRESVKPDDITFLGVLTACSHAGMVSEGRQIFKDMTSLYDVWPRADHCACMVDLLGRWGNLKEAEEFIERLDFELDAMIWSAYLGACKLHGDDTRGQKAAEKLIELEPQNSSSYILLSNIYAASGNWGGVNFLRKEMKERGVRKPPGCSWIIVGQKTNMFVAGDKFHPCAGEIHALLKDLTALMKDEGYFADIGSVMDGSVN encoded by the coding sequence ATGCGTCACATAGTTTCCTCTCTCAGACAACATTCTCTACTTCTCCATCGCCGTCGCAAATTCTCGGCAACCGCTCCGGCGAAACAGTCCAGAAACGAAGACCCAGAACCTCAATCAGCTCCAATTACTCTCCTATACAACAATCTCCTGAAAATATGTCTACAGGAATGCAAGAACCTTCAGTCCCGCCGGGTGTTCGACGAAATGCCCCAGAGAGCTGCACGTGCTGTGAAAGCTTGCAAAACCATCCATTTGCAGAGCCTGAAACTTGGGTTTGCTTCACAAGGACATTTGGGGAATTCCATTGTGGATTTATACGCCAAATGTGGAGACATGGTTTCGGCTGAGAAAGCATTTTTCTGGCTTGAGAACAAGGATAGTATTGCTTGGAATTCAATTATATTGATGTATTCGCGAAATGGGTTGTTGGAGAATGTTGTAGAAGCTTTTGGGTCGATGTGGAATTCTGGAGTGTGGCCGAATCAGTTTAGTTATGCTATTGTTTTGTCTGCTTGTGCTAGGCTAGTGGAGGTTGAGATTGGAAAACAAGTGCATTGTAGTGTGGTGAAAACAGGGTTTGAGTTTGATTCTTTCACTGAAGGTTCTCTTATTGATATGTATGCAAAATGTGGTTATTTGATTGATGCTCGGAGAATCTTTGATGGGGCGGTGGAGCCGGACAATGTTTCTTGGACAGCAATGATTTCTGCTTATATTCAAGTAGGTCTACCTCAAAAAGCAATGGAGGTGTTTGAGGAGATGCAGGAACGAGGGTGTGTGCCGGATCAAGTGGCATCCGTGACCATCATAAATGCATGTGTGGGACTAGGTAGGCTTGATGCTGCTCGTCAATTGTTTACTCAGATTACTAGTCCAAATGTTGTGGCATGGAATGTGATGATTTCTGGTCATGCCAAGGGAGGGAAAGAGGTGGAAGCTATACAGTTTTTTCAAGACATGATTAAAGCTAGCATTCGACCCACACGTTCTACCTTGGGAAGTGTTTTGAGTGCAGTTGCAAGCGTTGCAAATTTATCCTTTGGCTTGCAGGTCCATGCTTTGGCAGTTAAACAGGGATTAGAATCCAACGTCTATGTTGGGAGTTCTTTGATTAATATGTATGCCAAATGTCAAAAGATGGAAGCTGCAAGCAAAATATTTAATAGCTTGGGAGAGAAAAATGAGGTGTTGTGGAATGCATTGCTTGCAGGTTATGCACAGAATGGCAGTGCTTGTAAAGTTGTGAAGTTATTCAGGAGTATGAGACTATCTAGTTTTGAAACTGATGAGTATACTTACACTAGCATACTGAGTGCATGTGCTTGTTTGGAAGATGTGGAAATGGGGCGGCAACTGCACTCAATTATCATTAAGAATAAATTTGCATCTAATTTATTTGTtggtaatgcattaatagacaTGTATGCCAAATGTGGGGCTCTAGGTGATGCCAGGCGGCAGTTTGACAAAATGCTAATGAGAGACCATATTTCCTGGAATGCAATAATAGTTGGCTATGTACaggacgaagaagaagaagaagctttTATCATGTTCCACAAAATGACATTGGAAAGGATTATTCCTGATGAGGCATGTTTGGCTAGCGTACTCAGTGCCTGTGCCAATATACACGATCTTAATAAAGGGAAACAAGTTCATTCCTTGCTGGTTAAATATGGTCTAGAAAGTGGCCTTTTTGCTGGAAGCTCCCTTGTTGACATGTATTGCAAGTGTGGTAACATTACTTCTGCCAGTGAGGTTTTCTTTTGCCTTCCTGATCGAAGTGTGGTGTCTACTAATGCTTTAATTTCTGGCTATGCTCAGACAAACATTAATTATGCAGTGCGTTTATTCCAGAATATGCTTGTTGAAGGTCTAAGGCCTTCGGAAGTGACATTTGCTAGCATTCTAGATGCATGTAGTGACCAGGCTTACATGCTTGGGAGGCAATTGCACTCTTTCATTTTAAAGCTTGGATTTTCATACGATGATGAATTCTTGGCAATCTCTTTGATAGGCATGTATTATAACTCCAGAAAATTAGAAGACGCGAGCTTTCTCTTCTCAGAGTTTACCAAGCTAAATAGCCCAGTTCTGTGGACTGCTATGATATCCGGCAATATTCAAAATGACTGCTGTGAGGAAGCTTTGATTGGTTATCAGGAAATGCGCAAGTTTAATGTCATGCCAGATCAGGCAACTTTTGCCAGTGCCTTAAAAGCATGTTCGACCTTGGCTTCTATGCAGGATGGCAGGAAAATTCACTCTCTCATTTTCCATACTGGTTTTGACATGGATGAATTGACCAGTAGCTCCCTAATAGATATGTATGCTAAATGTGGGGATGCTAAATGTTCAGTGCAAGTGTTTAGTGAAATGGTCAGCAAGAAAGACATTATCTCATGGAACTCTATGATAGTTGGCTTTGCAAAAAATGGTTTTGCGGAAGATGCACTGAAagtctttgaagaaatgaagaggGAATCTGTGAAGCCTGATGATATCACATTCCTTGGGGTTCTGACTGCTTGTAGCCATGCAGGAATGGTATCTGAAGGTCGTCAAATCTTCAAGGATATGACTAGCCTCTATGATGTTTGGCCACGTGCCGATCACTGTGCCTGTATGGTTGATCTGCTTGGTCGTTGGGGAAATCTCAAAGAGGCAGAGGAATTTATTGAAAGATTAGATTTTGAACTAGATGCTATGATATGGTCTGCTTACCTTGGTGCTTGCAAATTACACGGGGATGATACAAGGGGACAGAAGGCTGCTGAAAAGCTTATTGAGTTGGAACCCCAAAATTCCTCTTCATACATACTGCTATCTAATATATATGCTGCATCAGGCAATTGGGGTGGAGTTAACTTCTTaaggaaagaaatgaaagagagAGGAGTGAGGAAGCCTCCTGGCTGCAGTTGGATTATAGTGGGGCAGAAAACAAATATGTTTGTTGCAGGGGATAAATTTCATCCTTGTGCGGGTGAAATTCATGCACTTTTGAAAGATTTGACTGCATTAATGAAAGATGAAGGCTATTTTGCTGATATAGGATCTGTAATGGATGGTAGCGTGAACTAA